The Thermomonospora curvata DSM 43183 DNA segment CCTCGTCAAAGGCACCGCCGGGGGCGCCGTGCAAAGCGCCAACCTCGCCCTCGGCCTGCCCGAACAGCTCGGACTCACCACGATCGGAGTGTCCCCGTGAGCGTTACCGCTCCCCTCGGATTCCGCGCCGCCGGCGTCGCCGCCGGCATCAAAGGCGGCGAGGCGCGCGATCTGGCCCTGGTCGTCAACGACGGGCCGTCCCGCGCCGCGGCCGGGGTCTTCACCCGCAACCGGGTCAAGGCCGCCCCCGTCCTGTGGTCCCAGCAGGTGCTGCGCGGCGGCCGGGTGCGCGCGGTGGTGCTCAACTCCGGCGGCGCCAACGCCTGCACCGGCGCCCCCGGCTTCCAGGACACCCACGCCACCGCCGAGAAGGTCGGCCAGGTGCTGCAGGACTCCGCCGGCGAGATCGCGGTCTGCTCCACCGGCCTGATCGGCGAGCGACTGCCCATGGACAAGCTGCTGCCGGCGATCGACGTGGCCGCCGGGCAGCTGTCCCGCGACGGCGGGCTGGCCGCCGCCGACGCCATCCGCACCACCGACAAGGTCGCCAAGATCGCCTTCCGGCGCGCCGACGGCTACACCATCGGCGGCATGGCCAAGGGCGCCGGCATGCTGGCCCCCTCGCTGGCCACCATGCTGTGCGTGCTGACCACCGACGCCGACCTGGACTCCGCCGCGCTGGATCGGGCGCTGCGCGCGGCCACCGCGGTCACCTTCGACCGCCTCGACACCGACGGGTGCATCTCCACCAACGACACCGTGCTGCTGCTGGCCTCCGGCGCCAGCGGCACCACCCCCGATGAGGCGGAGTTCACCGCGCTGCTCACCGAGGTCTGCGCCGACCTGACCCGCCAGCTGCTCAACGACGCCGAAGGCGCCTCCAAGACCATCGCCATCGAGGTCGTCGGCGCCGCCAGCGACTTCGACGCCGTCACCGTCGGCCGCGCCATCGCCCGCAACAACCTCCTCAAGTGCGCCATCCACGGCGAGGACCCCAACTGGGGCCGGGTGCTGGCGGCGGTCGGCTCCACCGAGGCCGTCTTCGAACCCGACAAGATCAACGTGGCCATCAACGGGGTGTGGGTGTGCCGGGGCGGCGCGGTCGGCGACGACCGCGGCAAGGTCGACCTGAGCCCCCGCGAGGTGACCATCACCGTGGACCTGTCGGCGGGCCCGGCCTCGGCGACCGTCTGGACGACCGACCTGACCGCCGAGTACGTCCACGAGAACTCGGCGTACTCCACGTGAGAGGCAGGCGATGAGCGCGCAGCGGAGCCGGGTGCTGGCCAAGGCCGCCACGCTGATCGAGGCGCTGCCGTGGCTGGAGCGCTTCCACGGCAAGACCGTCGTCATCAAATACGGCGGGCACGCCATGACGGATGAGGCACTGCGGCACTCCTTCGCCGAGGACGTGGTGTTCCTGCGGTACGCCGGGATCAAACCGGTGATCGTGCACGGCGGCGGCCCGCAGATCAACGCCGCCCTGGAAAAGCACGGCATCGAATCCCGCTTCACCGCCGGGCTGCGC contains these protein-coding regions:
- the argJ gene encoding bifunctional glutamate N-acetyltransferase/amino-acid acetyltransferase ArgJ; this encodes MSVTAPLGFRAAGVAAGIKGGEARDLALVVNDGPSRAAAGVFTRNRVKAAPVLWSQQVLRGGRVRAVVLNSGGANACTGAPGFQDTHATAEKVGQVLQDSAGEIAVCSTGLIGERLPMDKLLPAIDVAAGQLSRDGGLAAADAIRTTDKVAKIAFRRADGYTIGGMAKGAGMLAPSLATMLCVLTTDADLDSAALDRALRAATAVTFDRLDTDGCISTNDTVLLLASGASGTTPDEAEFTALLTEVCADLTRQLLNDAEGASKTIAIEVVGAASDFDAVTVGRAIARNNLLKCAIHGEDPNWGRVLAAVGSTEAVFEPDKINVAINGVWVCRGGAVGDDRGKVDLSPREVTITVDLSAGPASATVWTTDLTAEYVHENSAYST